Proteins co-encoded in one Ictalurus punctatus breed USDA103 chromosome 18, Coco_2.0, whole genome shotgun sequence genomic window:
- the LOC108278579 gene encoding LOW QUALITY PROTEIN: sodium- and chloride-dependent GABA transporter 3-like (The sequence of the model RefSeq protein was modified relative to this genomic sequence to represent the inferred CDS: substituted 3 bases at 3 genomic stop codons), whose amino-acid sequence MEKSEKRTVGNKELSERGQWSNKVDFLLAVAGNIVGLGNVWRFPYLCFKNGGGAFLIPYILFAVTCGVPLFVLSFGQYTKQSPVKSWGRLCPLAEGLGHGGCVTTLYSCVSYNIILAWSLFYFIASLGSQLPWITFLINVTVNNTQGNFSISSVIEFWEGRVLNISQGIEILGNLNWEIFLCLLASWVACYFCIWKGVKSTGKAVYFTAIFPYVMMFVLLLRTLTLPGATNGIKCYLYPHPSRLTDPQVWIDAGIFFSYGLATGSLSVLGSYNSYKINCYRXAPSKKRXXLQCFSCLGIMTYIITYPQAVAMMPMPQLWSACFFIMLILLGLDSQFVGLELVASSAIDMFRAVLQRPYRRELFLLFFCIACFCFQILMTTQGGVFIFQLIDYYGSSGACLLFMGLIETVVIGWIFGADRMFNVIEDMCDKPPSAFLKYCWCYFTPLMCLGAFIFNLASYKPLMYKNVYVYPDWAYGLGWLMISFSPILVITWGLVKLYTHSSSLKQSFKSICTPDDKLPMPRAQLQISETLMAGI is encoded by the exons ATGGAAAAATCAGAGAAAAGGACAGTTGGAAATAAAGAGTTGAGTGAAAGAGGTCAATGGAGCAATAAAGTGGACTTTCTATTGGCTGTGGCAGGAAATATTGTTGGTCTGGGCAACGTCTGGAGATTCCCATACCTGTGTTTCAAAAATGGAGGAG GTGCATTCTTGATACCTTACATTCTCTTTGCTGTGACTTGTGGTGTGCCACTCTTTGTGCTTTCTTTCGGCCAGTACACAAAGCAGAGTCCAGTAAAATCCTGGGGAAGACTCTGTCCATTAGCAGAag GTTTAGGTCACGGAGGTTGTGTAACTACACTGTACAGCTGCGTTTCTTATAATATTATTCTGGCCTGGAGTCTTTTCTACTTCATAGCATCTTTGGGCTCCCAGTTACCATGGATCACTt TTTTG ATCAATGTGACTGTCAACAACACTCAAGGAAATTTCAGTATTTCTTCTGTCATTGAATTCTGGGA AGGCAGAGTGCTGAACATATCCCAAGGCATTGAGATACTGGGTAATTTGAACTGGGAGATTTTTCTCTGTTTACTGGCTAGTTGGGTGGCCTGTTACTTCTGCATCTGGAAAGGGGTCAAGTCAACTGGAAAG GCAGTGTATTTTACAGCCATCTTTCCATATGTGATGATGTTCGTGCTGCTTTTAAGAACTCTAACTTTACCTGGTGCGACGAATGGTATAAAGTGTTATCTGTACCCACATCCCTCACGGCTTACAGACCCACAG GTTTGGATTGATGCAGGGATTTTCTTCTCCTACGGTTTGGCAACTGGCAGCTTATCTGTTCTTGGAAGTTACAATAGTTACAAAATCAACTGCTATAGGTGAGCACCCAGCAAAAAGAGATAATGATTGCAATGTTTTTCTTGTCTTGGAATTATGACCTATATTATAACCTACCCTCAGGCAGTAGCCATGATGCCTATGCCACAACTGTGGTCAGCCTGCTTCTTTATCATGTTGATTTTATTGGGCCTGGATTCACAG TTTGTTGGACTTGAGCTGGTAGCATCCTCTGCAATTGATATGTTCCGAGCTGTACTACAGAGGCCTTACAGGAGGGAgctctttcttttattcttctGCATTGCCTGCTTCTGCTTTCAGATTCTAATGACAACCCAG GGAGGAGTTTTCATCTTCCAACTTATTGATTATTATGGTAGTAGTGGTGCTTGCTTACTTTTTATGGGTCTGATTGAAACTGTAGTAATTGGCTGGATTTTTG GAGCTGATCGCATGTTTAACGTCATTGAGGATATGTGTGATAAACCACCGAGTGCATTCTTGAAATACTGCTGGTGTTATTTCACACCACTGATGTGCCTT GGagctttcatttttaatctgGCAAGCTATAAGCCCCTCATGTATAAGAATGTTTACGTATATCCAGACTGGGCTTATGGTCTTGGATGGCTCATGATCTCATTTTCTCCTATTCTGGTCATTACATGGGGATTGGTGAAGCTATACACCCACTCAAGTTCACTAAAACAG AGTTTTAAAAGTATATGTACTCCAGATGACAAACTCCCGATGCCAAGAGCACAGCTGCAGATTAGTGAGACTCTAATGGCAGGAATTTGA